The region TGTCAGAAGTGTTGTATGAAGTGCCTGTGTGTACCCCCGGGGTATTATGGGAATAAAGCAGTGTGCCCTTGCTACAACAACTGGAAGACCAAGAGAGGAGGACCCAAGTGCCCTTAACCTCGTTTTCTTCAATCACAATAACAATCTTATATACCTTTAATTtccataaaatatattgtctcaattattcaaaagattaaattttgaatgtaaTTTTAAATGTGTTTGCTTCAATAATCTATATCAActacttttttgtattttgagaTAGATTGGAAGTCAAAATTGTATTAATaagttttctcttcttttttttttttgtcaaaatgggttaagTTGTCAGGATGAAGGATGACATTGAAAGGGAAATCGTCCTCCACCCTCACcggttcttttattttttattttaaaaagagaaTATCGTCCTCTGAAAGAACGGTTTGtgcatttgaaaaaataaaatcgtCCTCATACATGCCGATTTcacttttccaatttttttttctgtaaataATGATTACAAATACAATCAATATAATTTCTataactaacaaaatttataaaaacaacaattataaattcaaaaaaaaattgataactaataaattttaaaacaataaggACAAATAACgaaaactgaaaaatataaaaaagaaaaataatcagaactgaaaaattaaaaaaaaatcaaaaccatTAAATctgaaagaaaggaaaaataaaaaaatctgaaatatttaaaaaagaaaataatgaaaagtgaaaaatttgaaaaatttgaaaaaaaaattaaaaataattaaaactgaaaaaataaaacaaaagtcaTCGTCACCTCCTACGACGacatcacttaaaaaaaaaccCGGCCTAAGAAAAACAACTTTACCCCCCTGAATGTTGTCCTCCTCTCCATAACAACTtaaactaattttgaaaaaaaaaatcaacacacCCAAGAATACCTATATCAACTTTCAATGTTAACCTTTGCCACATAGTCTCACATTACTAATGCAACTCAAATCATAATATCATAAAACTATACACTTTTGTTGTGGCATGTATTGTGTCTACAAAGCTTCCATGTCCACAAACCTATGCTTTTTTAGCAGTTGTTGGTTCTGTGATTCCAAACTATTGAGATCATCTTCTAATTTTCTCTTGCCATAAGGATCAGAAAACCAAATATCCTCCATGCCACTTTCTTGTTTGAAAACATGAATTCCACTTTCTTTAAGGATCGATGTCTCTTCCAAACCTATGTATTTAACTTCAGCATGGTTCCATTCATTTTCTAAAGGAACTCCATATAAGTCATCTTCAAACTCCATAGTTTTAAGATcaaaaatatatgtatgatCCATTCCCATCATGAAATAGCCACTACCAACAAAACTCTTATTGCCATTGATCACTACCATAGGCCTAAACATTCCAGAGTCATTCACAGCTCCAATAACAAGACAAACAACCTTGTCAGGAAACCTATTACGAAACCACAAAGAAATTGAAGGTCCATTACTTTTGTGATCAAACCATTCTGGAACCCTTTCTCCTGGTAAATAAAACTCAGTTTTTCCATCCTCATGTAGTTCCTGTTAGTCACAAAGAACTCATAAGTTTTCCAACATTCATCAAGTACATTAgagacaaaacaaaacaaaaacaaacctGATTTAGGAACATGCTTGTACTTGAGGAAGTCAAGGATTTACAATTTTTTGCTAAGAAATGTTTCAAGCTTGGTGGAATCCCTCTAATTTCCTGAAGAAGCTTGCAATCACTCACTTTGAGCTTCCTTAAAAATTGAAACTCTTTGATGCATTCAGGTAGGACTGTGAAATTGTTCTTTGACAAGTCTAAGTCTTTCACATGAGCAAATCTCATGAAACCGATTGAAAAGAAATCATCACACAGGTTGCATTCTGAGGCCCAAAGACATTCTACATTTGAAGAAACTACACATGATCCATGTTTTTCTTCATCCTCTTCCTCTTTCAGCCATTGCCACCCTTTCCATTTCCAACCAATAAGATCAGTAAGTTCTGGCATCACAGCAATGCTACTTGGTAGTTGAACAACTCCACAGTTAGATAGTTGTAACTCTTGAAGTCgtgtaaaattttgaaaagaacaTGGCAATTCTTTTATGGCAGTGTACTCCAACTGAAGTACCCTTATGTTTTCCATCTTTCCTaatatttctggaaaattttcaAGACTGTGACAACGTGAGAGATTGAGCTTTTCAAGAGCAGACAACTTGATAGGTGGAAACCTCACAAGTTTGGTGCAACCAAAAGCACTCAATATTTTGAGTTTACACAGAAAGCCAATGGAATTGTGAATTGCAGTTAAATTCTGACAATGTTGAAATGAAAGTTTCTCTAAATTTGGGAGACCAGATACATCAGGTATCTGTGTTAAAGATTTGCTTTTGTCCAAATTCAAAAATCTCATTCCCATGAACTTCtgcaaaaacaataaaagagaATCAGATATGGAGAATCTAACCTTCAATGACATGATAAGAAAAGTGAACTAGTTAAACTTGCCTTCAATAACCTAACCAACTCATGTGATGTAAAGCAACTCTGAGGTAACTTGCACATGGCAAGTTTCTTTGAATGAAAATCTGATGGTAAATCATGTGATGGATATCTCCACCATTCTAATACTCTTAGACTATTTGGAAGATATTTGGGGCCTGCAGAAAAGTTACCACTTTtaataattagtgttttgaGGTTTCTCATCTTCTTGAAGGCCTTTCTGTTCCATTCTACAATTTCTTCTTTGTCAAGTGGGGGAAAATCCAAATGTATGATTTCAATTTCGCTAGTTCCCTATTAATGCAAAAGAGCACATATCAACCACaaagaatttaattaatcagAACACATTGACAATATGATAAAGTTTGTAGactttaatgacaaattttgtGTTGGTTTAGAGTGaaaacatgcatatatatgCAAGATATCAGACATGAATACTATAAAGGAAAAACAAACAACTATGACATAGCATAAAATGGTCTGAATAGATAAACAAAATCTCACTCACTGTGTTGTCTTCTAAAACTTGTATTATATCCTCATGCAACCATAATCTGCTTCGTTTGCCTGGATCTTTTGGTGACTCTTTTCGTACAATTTCTTTACCCATGTCCTCTACTAAGTCATGCATTTTCACCATCACACCATGCACACTAAACTTTAAGAGAGATTTATCAACCAGCACCCCAATATGATATTTCATGCAATCACCATAATGTGCACGAAGTATATCTTGAACCTCTTCCAATTCATATCCTTTGAAGCAACAAGCAATGTCAAGAAAAACactcttctcttcttcctccAAAGCATCAAAGCTTACTTTAAGTATCTTCAGGATCTGGTTATTAGGAATTCTTTCATATTGTTTGATAGCAGATTTCCATTCTTCTATACTTTTTCCAAACAAGTTGGAACCTATTACTTCCAAAGCCAATGGAAGGCCAGAAGCATAAGCTACCACACGATTCAAGACCTCCTTATAACTTGGATCAGCTTCATCAGTTCCAAAAGCTTTCCATGTAAGCAACTGAAGAGAATCCTTCTTGTTCAATTCCTTCACCTCATACATTCTTTTAACCTCATGAGATGCTAGAATTTGTTCATCTCGAGTCGTTATCATGATTCTGCTACCTGAACCAAACCACTCACATCTTCCAACAATAGCCTGCAACTGCTCATGCTTGTCAACATCATCGACTATCAAAAGAACCTTCTTTCGTTGCAGCCTATGTTGTATCATTGAAATTCCTTCTTGCACACTTGCTATGTTTATTCTCTTCTCTTTAACCAACTCTGCAAGAAGAATGCTTTGGAGATGTTGTAATCCATGTCTGTCTGAGTTTTCTCTCACGTTTTCAAGAAAACACAGACCATCAAAATGGTCAACAACCATATTATAAATTGCAAGAGCAAGTGTTGTTTTTCCTATCCCACCAATTCCATGAATCCCAACCATGTGAACACCATCTTCACTTCCAACATCCAAAAGCTTCATAACTTCTACCATTTGTGCCTCTAATCCAACCGGGTAATCCGCAACATGTAAAGGAGTTCGATTTATCTTGCTAGAGACAAACTCAACAATCCTTCTGATAAactcatattcatattcatatctGTTTGACAGAAATGTTCCAATGAAGTTAGATTAAAGATGAAATAGTTTATGCACAATTTTTCACTATCATCAACTTCAACTATTATATTACTTCTATAATAACTACTGCATAAATCACACTAAGATGATTTCTGACAGGTTGACTGTCAACTGTTTTAACCTCAAATTAAAGTTCTCGACACATATGATCAAGGATAACAAACAAACATATAGTTTCTCTTGACTAAATCATTAGACAAGAGTAACtgaatgaaacaaaagttaTGAGTAAAAGTTTGGTAAAAGGGGTACCCTTGTTTGAAATGATAGCCAGAGAAGCTAGCCACATGATGCAAAGCCATCTTCCATTTCTCCAACCTATCCATGTTATGGCTGAAACTTTCCTTCTTGTCTTTGAACCTTTCCTCATGCCTTGCCAAAGCTTCTGCAAAACTACCTTTCTGGTGTCTTACATCAGAAGGATTTAAGTCATAAAAAACAGGCAAAACCAACAAGCCTTTCTTCTTAGCACAAGCAATGATATTAACAAGTTCATCTAAACAAAATGATGAAGAAGCATAGTTGTGAGAGAGCACAGTGATGGCAATCCTAGACTCTTCAATTGCCTTCATAAGTGCAGGTGTTATTTCCTCTCCTCTCTGAAGCTTCTCATCATCAATGAAAGTGTGGATTCCCTTGTCATCAAGGGCTTTGTAAAGATTCCCAACAAAACCATGGCGTGTGTCTGAGCCTCTGAAGCTGAGGAACACATCATAGGAACACGATATTGCAGCCATGAGAAGAAAACTTGGTAGGATTAAGAGGGTTTTGTTTCTCTGGAATCAAACTTCATAAGTGAATAAGTGTGAAACTTTAGATTAAAAAGTGAGAGACATGTTATGTACCAAACATCCTTTGCAGAAGAACTTTGTGGAAAAAtatctctttttttctctttctatgaATTCTTAACTTGTGGTCTACAAGCAATCATGTAGATTACCTTCACATCAGATGagcaattattttttctttttggcataacaattttttcaatatcaagtttataatataatatatatatatatatatgtaaagaaacaaaatcataaatttacTTTCTTTATGAATGGAAGACGGTGTAAATcctttaaatgattttttattttcatgttatcCTTGTATTTTACTAAAAAGGTTATAATCTTCAATTTTAGTGTATTGAAAAGACAACTTTCATTTTCACTTGTCACCTTCCTCTTGCCTTTCTCAATATTGTTTCCTTGTTTTATTCACTGCAATCACTTTCTGAAGAGTTGATTTGCTTAAATTATACATTGAAAGATTATATACgagagaaaaacttaaaatatactCACATATCAACTATAAATGATAAATGTACAATCAATACAGTatgacataaaatttaatgcataaatactaattgaaatgtttttaatatatcttttataattaattgggtgagattatacaaattatttaagtgGATAATTAGTTGGGTTGATTTGTCTTTTTCCTGGGCTTTCAACATCCTAGACTCGTTTAGTTTTTTAAGACATTACTCGTTCGGTCTTGCTATTTGCACTCCAACCTTTGCTATATACActtctcttttgtttcttttattaaaatagcctttttatttttatttacccctttgtattcaaaatatttttatctcctTTTCACTATTTTACATATTACACATGCCACGTGTTACATTCACGCAGCAGACCCTGTGAAAATTTTCTAGTATCATGAAGAtttaattcaaaacaaatttgttctagtcatttaaattaaaaaaaaaaatatatcatttccTTTTCATCCCCTGTTCCTGATTTAATACAAAagatttcttaaaaaaaactgtcaaaaatacattttttgttttcattacaCTCCATGAAGtactttcaaaatattattatatattttatgtttcagAATGTATTTTctaaagtattaaaaaataaaacatgctCTAAAAAGTACACAtactaaaatacatttttatttttctaaactcTTACAaagtgtttttcaatttttttattttaatactttaaattgtactttatgaaatgttaagaatataaatatgttccagaaaaaaaaatgtttcgaAAAAAATACTCTCTTGATGTTAATATGTATACAAGGTGTAGAGTTATATTCAATAGACTCAATCTACTATATATCTAAGAAAATGTTAATATAATGAAGTTACTGAATTGGCCATTCTAATTCATTGACATGTGTCTCAAATGAAGGATTTTTTCgtcttttctctcttctttaaGATTTCCCGCTTCTTCTCCTTTAATGGCTGGTCAAATTTTTGAATGACCCACATTCAATGcttgattaaaatattgattaacgTGTAACAAATAGTTactattctttttcttctccgAGAAAAAAACTAttcccattcttcttcttccacaaaAATTTACAAAACCAGAAGAAAACCCTCAAggttgtcttcttcttcttcgtctcCTGCTTTTGCCGTCATATCCAGTTGAAGGTAAGTTATAATAAACCAACTTTGTTTTTGAGTTCTCCTTCTCGATGTTCATAAAAGGGTTTTTTTACTTCTTCTCATAACTTATCCTTCTTCATCTTAATCTAAGTTTTTTGTTTCTGCTTCTTAATCAATTAACATCAGATTGAACTTTAGGTATTGTTTAATAGCTTGAGTTCTCCTTCTTCATAAGAGgttcttcttctactttttttttttaactgaacttTGTTTCTATTTCGTCTCTGCATGTCTCCTTCATCAAAGGGTATTTTTCTGCTTTTTATTCGGTGAAATATATCC is a window of Vigna unguiculata cultivar IT97K-499-35 chromosome 4, ASM411807v1, whole genome shotgun sequence DNA encoding:
- the LOC114182503 gene encoding TMV resistance protein N-like isoform X2, with product MAAISCSYDVFLSFRGSDTRHGFVGNLYKALDDKGIHTFIDDEKLQRGEEITPALMKAIEESRIAITVLSHNYASSSFCLDELVNIIACAKKKGLLVLPVFYDLNPSDVRHQKGSFAEALARHEERFKDKKESFSHNMDRLEKWKMALHHVASFSGYHFKQGYEYEYEFIRRIVEFVSSKINRTPLHVADYPVGLEAQMVEVMKLLDVGSEDGVHMVGIHGIGGIGKTTLALAIYNMVVDHFDGLCFLENVRENSDRHGLQHLQSILLAELVKEKRINIASVQEGISMIQHRLQRKKVLLIVDDVDKHEQLQAIVGRCEWFGSGSRIMITTRDEQILASHEVKRMYEVKELNKKDSLQLLTWKAFGTDEADPSYKEVLNRVVAYASGLPLALEVIGSNLFGKSIEEWKSAIKQYERIPNNQILKILKVSFDALEEEEKSVFLDIACCFKGYELEEVQDILRAHYGDCMKYHIGVLVDKSLLKFSVHGVMVKMHDLVEDMGKEIVRKESPKDPGKRSRLWLHEDIIQVLEDNTKFMGMRFLNLDKSKSLTQIPDVSGLPNLEKLSFQHCQNLTAIHNSIGFLCKLKILSAFGCTKLVRFPPIKLSALEKLNLSRCHSLENFPEILGKMENIRVLQLEYTAIKELPCSFQNFTRLQELQLSNCGVVQLPSSIAVMPELTDLIGWKWKGWQWLKEEEDEEKHGSCVVSSNVECLWASECNLCDDFFSIGFMRFAHVKDLDLSKNNFTVLPECIKEFQFLRKLKVSDCKLLQEIRGIPPSLKHFLAKNCKSLTSSSTSMFLNQELHEDGKTEFYLPGERVPEWFDHKSNGPSISLWFRNRFPDKVVCLVIGAVNDSGMFRPMVVINGNKSFVGSGYFMMGMDHTYIFDLKTMEFEDDLYGVPLENEWNHAEVKYIGLEETSILKESGIHVFKQESGMEDIWFSDPYGKRKLEDDLNSLESQNQQLLKKHRFVDMEAL
- the LOC114182503 gene encoding TMV resistance protein N-like isoform X1, coding for MAAISCSYDVFLSFRGSDTRHGFVGNLYKALDDKGIHTFIDDEKLQRGEEITPALMKAIEESRIAITVLSHNYASSSFCLDELVNIIACAKKKGLLVLPVFYDLNPSDVRHQKGSFAEALARHEERFKDKKESFSHNMDRLEKWKMALHHVASFSGYHFKQGYEYEYEFIRRIVEFVSSKINRTPLHVADYPVGLEAQMVEVMKLLDVGSEDGVHMVGIHGIGGIGKTTLALAIYNMVVDHFDGLCFLENVRENSDRHGLQHLQSILLAELVKEKRINIASVQEGISMIQHRLQRKKVLLIVDDVDKHEQLQAIVGRCEWFGSGSRIMITTRDEQILASHEVKRMYEVKELNKKDSLQLLTWKAFGTDEADPSYKEVLNRVVAYASGLPLALEVIGSNLFGKSIEEWKSAIKQYERIPNNQILKILKVSFDALEEEEKSVFLDIACCFKGYELEEVQDILRAHYGDCMKYHIGVLVDKSLLKFSVHGVMVKMHDLVEDMGKEIVRKESPKDPGKRSRLWLHEDIIQVLEDNTGTSEIEIIHLDFPPLDKEEIVEWNRKAFKKMRNLKTLIIKSGNFSAGPKYLPNSLRVLEWWRYPSHDLPSDFHSKKLAMCKLPQSCFTSHELVRLLKKFMGMRFLNLDKSKSLTQIPDVSGLPNLEKLSFQHCQNLTAIHNSIGFLCKLKILSAFGCTKLVRFPPIKLSALEKLNLSRCHSLENFPEILGKMENIRVLQLEYTAIKELPCSFQNFTRLQELQLSNCGVVQLPSSIAVMPELTDLIGWKWKGWQWLKEEEDEEKHGSCVVSSNVECLWASECNLCDDFFSIGFMRFAHVKDLDLSKNNFTVLPECIKEFQFLRKLKVSDCKLLQEIRGIPPSLKHFLAKNCKSLTSSSTSMFLNQELHEDGKTEFYLPGERVPEWFDHKSNGPSISLWFRNRFPDKVVCLVIGAVNDSGMFRPMVVINGNKSFVGSGYFMMGMDHTYIFDLKTMEFEDDLYGVPLENEWNHAEVKYIGLEETSILKESGIHVFKQESGMEDIWFSDPYGKRKLEDDLNSLESQNQQLLKKHRFVDMEAL